The genomic interval TAtgtattgtgtatgtgtgtgtgtgtgtgtgtgtgtgtgtgtgtgtgtgtgtcgacaacaagttacggaaaaaaaaatgtgtattatATTGGCGcatttcaccatcactaccacgaccaccaataaaaacaacaacaacaacaataataatacaatgatggtgatgaatttTGCTTGTTATTCTTGCATTATTAGTAGCGTGATAGTGATgacgatagtagtagttgtagtagtagtagtagtagtagtagtagtagtagtagtagtagtagtagtactagtaatagctgtagtagtagtagtagtagtagtagtagtagtagtagtagtagtagtagtagtagtaggttatgCCGTATCCAGGTGAGAATTTATGACCTCTGAGTTAATTTAATGACATTGCCTGCGACTGAAAACCAAATCATCAGaaactaacataaaaaaaaactataaccgTGTCAAATTTTTGCAATATTTACGACACATTCATGTActgtactagagagagagagagagagagagagagagagagagagagagagagagagagagagagagagagagagagagaggaggaggaggacctgaaGTGGAGAAGAGTGATTTATACTTCCGAGAAGGACGAAGCTTTGATATCgttgacatgagagagagagagagagagagagagagagagagagagagagagagagagagatatctacAACCTTGATTAACCTTATAATCCTGACAAACATTCCAGCAATATTTAAGAGACTAATAAACTTATGATTCACACACCTGCTCGTACACAACTCGCCTCACAAATGCAGTAGCTGTAAAATCACACTATTCTACCTTATATCCTCTTCAATTCTACAGTGAAACCAAGCCATCTAGGACCTAAACGACTATTGGTGTAGGAAAACAATTTGTATCTACCTGCATAACATTGTGGGTTAAATTCTCACAATAATATGGAATCACTAATAGGAGGTTCAATAATATGGAATCACTAATAGGAGGTTCTGAATATACGCTACAGTTTCGTTTCCAGTGAGATTTTTCATGGACTTGGTTGTGTAGTGATAGATGAGACATGGAGGAAATGTAGCGATGTGGCGACAGTTGGTTAGAgctgactattttttttttttttaccttctgtGCAAAACGTGTTAGAGTTTTCCACCCAGCAAGTTTGTTCAGGCAATGTACTGTgtagggtttgtgtgtgtgtgtgtgtgtgtgtgtgtgtgtgtgtgtgtgtgtgtgtggagcgagAAGTAAAGTGACTAAGGTGTATATATGTTACAGCTGACAATGTTTACTTGAAGTGCAAAACCGAGTAAAAAATGAATGACAACTAAAACACGGAGAACCTTGATTACAACGCCCACTACACGCCGTCCTTTATCCCTTCACTCTCAGGCCTTTACCCCTCCATTCAAAGGCACCATATGACCACATTTGCGGGGCCTTAATCAACCTTTCCCACCtgtacctccctccttcccttcctccctcaggtCAGCCCCTCGCCCCGCACTACAGCTAGGGTTGCGGGCTGAGAGAGCCGACCATTACTGGCAGCGGGAAGCGTAAAAACATTGGCAAAAACAAGTCACGTTAGTCACTTCGATgccatttcctttccctcatgcCCACTGACTTGAATGCGTGAGGGAATGGCTgcctctgaaacacacacaaacacacacacacacacacacacacacacacacacacacacacacacacacactttcagcaatggagggagagggcgaAATCACCTTGGGTCTGAGCGCTacagaggaagaaaggcaaaaaggagaaaaaacgagttaaggcagggagggagtgggcGGAACGAGGCAGAGAGGTGTAGCAATGAAAGATATGACTCTGGATATGCCTCATTtgcaaaaagagaagaagagagagggactttggaatggggagagaggagagggatgaaagaTGGTATCAACATTAACAGATAAGGATGGGGATGGTGGTGTGGGGAACGGAAAGgggtaaagggaggaagagagctaCTGAACTATAAAGGGAATGGAAGTGTTGGGGgaaaggggggggaggagagagctGGGGAGACTTAAGCTAAAAGACCAACAAGGTAACATTCCGGTGCTCCCTCACTGCAGATGAGcaaacaagggagggagagcaaaATATTTAGTAGCAGCAATATTACAGGTTACGGGACTTAGACGTATAATATTAGAAGCACTTAAAGATAAACAaccgaaacgaaaaaaaaaatgtataaaaagggACCATTATAATACGTACTCAAATACTATACAACTCTACGTCAAGCAAAGTATTTGTTATTTTAGTTATGGTTCAAAAGTCTACTTGTTCCATTTACTTCAGGAattagaggagagagggagggagggagggagggagggagggaaggttgtgtataagggaggagaagagggacaaAAGGATATATaactagagaaagaaggaaaggaagagaatgaaaaggggGTTAaagattgaagaagagaagaaaggataggagatgcgaggaaatgagaaataaaaaataagaaaagcagtcggaaaaatgggaaggaggagaagggaagaagggagaggaaaggaagataagggataaaaaatggaaagataatTTGTaagtaccaagagaaagaagaaaacatgtaaGCATGGCATAAAAAatcatagaagagaaaatgaacaaggtcaaaaggaagggaaaatggaaagagggtTTGAGATTATTTtgggaatagagaaaggaagatgtaggAGTAAGTATGGATTAGGCTAAGTTTGTTGGCAAACATAACTCACAGGggtaaatggaaggagagagagagagagagagagagagagagagagagagagagagagagagagagaaaggagggaggttacacacgcacacacactacagGGATTCACAAGCCTCAGTCAGGATAATACCGCGTCACTGCCCCGGGCGAGACTCATTCCAGCGACTCACGTCCTGCAAACACTACCACGCAGACACCACGCCCAGCACCAGGCAGGCACCACGCAGGCACCACTACCACGCTGCTAGGTTTATCTCTCATTTTAGATGGGAGAATAAACTAATCATGACCAATACTTTAATGAATATCAAATCTTTGTAGCCGAGCTAATGCATgaattaggtaaattaggttGCTTACAACAAGCATTAACTTTCACGGTACCGTATTAAGAATTTTATCTGATTAATCAAATTTTCTTTCACGTTTTCTGTGAATattaaatagagatagaaacaAAAGCCAGTCCATCTCACGTGCGACCACAGTGGCGCGCGGCGACTCCCTGAAACTCGCAGCATGTTGAAGGATAGCAGACACAGGAAAGCCTTCTTACAGCTGACGCAAGACAAGAACAATAGCGTGAAGGGACTGTCAATGTAAAGacaggagagaaagtgaagatccATCCGTAAAAGTTTGTTGCGGTTCTTTACAATGCACATGAATTGACAACGCTGCTGAACAACTAGAGCTGCAGGACCAGTGGCAGTCTTGCCTTGGAACCGGAACactaaagaacaagaacaacaaatgcATCTCTGCCTGGAGGTGAGTCTCGCCCAGCGCGGGGTGGCGTGTAGGGCGGCGAGTTCAGGCCACATCAGCCAAATTCCAGCCATGCACAGAGCTTCCAGACCACTCACCAGCATCAGCCACCTCCTCATTCTCCACAtaatcctcctccatctcatccccctcatcctcctcattctcatcctcatccccctcatcatcatcatcatcacccatCACCCCCTCCATCTCGGCCTCCTTCTCCATGGTGCCGTCACTTGGCGAAGCTGAAAAAAACTGCCAGGGTTGGATGCGTTATGGAATAAATGAGGAGGCGCGGGCCAGGCGTCCCGCAGCGTCCTCGACACACAGCTCGTCACTTGTTCTGGACGGGGTTTGCTAAAAGCCACTATACATGAATATATCGACTAGTATAGTCTTCTAATTACATGAATTAGGCAAGGGAAAGTTACTTATGACTCAGAATAATACATGTTAAGATGTATTACGTAAATGATAACCATGCAAAATATTTATATGACATAATGTAGATGCAACCAAATATATCGATGGCACTCGAAATAGGTTGTGAAAAGTTCCACCACTGTGATTAGGTAGGATGTGTGATCATGTCTGCCCCACCCTATGTAGAATCCAGGGGTGCCaacacatataataataattagagaATTAATTACAGGTACAACATAGATTACTATGTGACACcgttacacactcacacatgggAAGGTTTGCCTACTTAAACAATGCAAGACTGGAGGGGCTGGCATAATGTTCACtctacacaccaacacaaacatttTGCTGGaacaactaaaataataataataataataacaataattataacaataacaataataatattaataataataacaataataataataataataataataataataataataataatgaaaataatttattattactattatcataaaTACGTGATCTATAACAGATTATAGGTTCAATATTCAAAGCAGTTTCGTCAGTAACCTTAATAACAATGGACAAATTCTCCTTATAAATCAGAAGCTCAGTATTCACAGCTTTATAAGCACTGGGGACGGGGGAAGCGTCAGCGTGGGTGGAGTGGGAGGGGGACGGAGGGACACTTGCTGCCAGTTTCTGTGATACGTAATACAAATCTCAATTTACACAACTTGATTTTCAGGTCTCTGGATGGTGAGGAACCGGCACCAGCACACTCGCCTCACCAGTCACGCCGCGACCACGCAATGTCTGCACACAAGTCACGTATCTTGTATTTGTATCTCAAAAAAAGGCCCCAATTCATAAGACTAAGCATGAATCCTCCTAGCAGCACGATACATTCAAGTCCCCGCGTGTGAAATCAAAATCTTTGCATAATGGTAGATAGTTTGGACCTGACGTAGGACAGTACTTAGCGCAAACCACTTTTCTGGTACGAGGAACACTGGCAGGGGAAATCTCATTTATAACGtgaatttgtctatttttcataAGGCTacggacacgagagagagagagagagagagagagagagagagagagagagagagagaaaaaactaggACACTAGCGCACCTTCACCAGGAGCAGCGTTGGATCCCTCAGTAGTGGTCGTGGTACTAGAAGTGGTCGAGGACGCCGCCTCATCTACCATCTCCTTGGGTGGCTGCTGGTCAGGGGAAGCGTCATTGTCCACAGTGGTATCCTCCTTGGCATCGGTAGCGTCGTTTTTTTCCTGGCCgaacaccacgccacaccacaggGCCACACACAGGAGAGCCACAAAACAGGGACGAGCCATCATCATCTGCAAGAGGAGGGTTGGTGAGTAAAGTATGCCGGCCCTGTACTGTGGCGCCACACGTAAGCCAATGATTGGGGGAAAAATTACGTGTTTGGTGTCACTGTGTATGTACGTGGGAGGCGGTGGGCGATGGTGGGAATGATGTAAACACTGGAAATGAacgtaagggaaaagaaatgacactagattaaaaaaaaaaatgacagaagaTGATAATACGATAACAGAGATAGGTAAGTAAAGGTGGgagcaaaggagaaggagatatgagatgaaaagaaaaatgagagatagaAAGCGCAACGTGTCGtctgagagggaaggtgagacgaagaacgaaaaagaatggagagaggaaaggaggggaagaaaaagaaaggaaagaacatgaAAGGTAAGGCGAACATGgtataagagaggaaaagtggggaaagaagagagaaggcgaggaaagaaaaagcaaggaaaggaaaggagagaaggaaaagttatccgtgtgtgtgtgtgtgtgtgtgtgtgtgtgtgtgtgtgtgtgtgtgtgtgtgtgtgtgtgtgtgtgtgtgctcagtgATGGCTGTACACAAGACCATTCAGCGAACCGGTTACCCATAATACCATGCGCCTCTACTGAACCGGTGATGTTACAATTCCTTCGTCTGGTTTTGACTCCGAAGTTGTAAACACAGTTGCCAAAAGTgacgcaaaaaaaagaaaaaaaaaaagtctagtgAATTTCATACCTACACCTCAAGTAGAAATTATACTAAACAAGCAAACTACGAGTCTATTTTCCGCTTATGTCTTAggtaactacaaaaaaaaaagtaagacaataaaattaataaatagataaaataatgatCAAAATAACACTtctatgattgtttttttttcgagttttGTGATTTTGTTTGCATTTAGGGTCGTACTGGCAGATgtaacgatggtggtggtggtggtggtggtggtggtggtggtggtggtggtggtggtggtggtggtggtggtggaggaggagaggagaggagaagagaggagagaagagaagagaagagaagagaagagaaagagaagaaaggagaggagaggagaggagaggagaggaaaggagagaaaagagaagataacataacagaacaaaacagaacagaaagagaaacaactgtaaagagaataagaaagaataaagaaaacagaaatgataagtgaatggtcagaaagaaaacacacaaacacacacacacacacaaacacacacaaggaaagactACTATATAAAGAAGACAGACGAACGTGGAGATGGTGGCGTCAAGCGTcagacaaacaacacacacacacacacacacacacacacacacacacacactaacaattaCTCTGGGAAACAGTCTGACTCATCACCTGTCGCCTCCCACCACGGCCTGAGCCAGCACCAGCCAATCAGCCACCCCGCAGTCCTCTCTCCATTGACCCAACGCACCCTAACGCAACTCCCGCCTCCGCCACACCAATGATAAGtaaccccttcctctccttcctctcgccacacacacacacacacacacacacacacacacacacacacacacacacacacacacacacacacacacattcctcccaGGTGTCTCAGTCAGTGTCACAAACCCAAAGTGGATATTCTTGTTGGTAAATCGAGTCGAGTTGTGTAGTGAATTTATTTCATTTGACTCTTTTTAAATCAATGAGatgtttcatttatctatctttttttaacttttttttttatcatcttcaaGTACGTGATATTGTCTCTAATGATTCCCATccaaaataattaagaaacgTATTTCCTTTCTGTTGAGTAGTGAATTGCTTTCATTTGACCCTTTTCAAATcaatgagcttttttttttctttcgtaacttcttttattattttacaaaCGTGGTTCTATTTCTAAGAATTCCCACGCAAAAAAGAAGTCAGTGTTTTTtaaatttatctattcatttttttttttcagttgagtAGTGAACTTACTTGATTTGAACCTTTTTTTAAACCAATGGactttttttcctaccttttttgtccttttatgTACGTGATATTGTTTTCAAGGAttcatatacaaaaaaaaatattaggaagtcaaattttttcccctcccatgGCGTCAAAACAGCTTAAAAGAGAGTATAGCAAAATTACCTAAGCGTCTGAGAAGTTACTAGTGATAGAGTGGGGGAAAAAGGTCCATCATGAAAGGTTAAGGGCATCGCAGAGATCAGTGACTAAGTGATGAATAGAAGTGATGATTAAtaagctttcttttttatttgaccGTTTTTTAAACCACtaagcattttttttaccttttattatcATCTTGTGTACGTGATATTGTTTTCAaggattcacacacacaaaaaaaatatattaagatgtcagttttttttcccctcccatgGCGTCAAAACAGGTTAAAAGAGTATAGTACAAAAAAAGCACTTAAGCGTCTGAGAAGTTGCTAGTgtttgagtgaaaaaaaaggtccatCAGTGAAAAGTTAAGGGCACCACAGAGATCAACAGAGATCAATGACTAAGTGGTGAATAGGAGTGATGATtaatagcttttctttttttttttttttgtattttctgaaGCGTTTCACATTCTGTAACTTGATTAGGTAACTCCACACAGGGCGTTCACGTATGTCTAACCCTCTTACTACTAATAAAAATGTTCTGGTGTTACAGTTTTGGTTActgggatcacacacacacacacacacacacacacacacacacacacacacacaggaaaagaagatggatgaTCAAGTAATTCAGTATAGTTAGTCCTATAGTTTAATTTCTGGTCACAAATGCATCGTATAGGAGTAATGAAAGTTATATAAGATAAGTATTACtatcacccacccacccacccacacacacacacacacacacacacacacacactgctgaacCCCCTAATTAATTATCACTCTTCGTGTTTACAAGGCCGAGATGGGATGGAGAGGTGAGggacgataagagagagagagagagagagagagagagagagagagagagagagagagagagagaattgtgttgacctagcctaacttaacctgacctactctctccctctccctttgtcccctcccccttctctctttctctccctctctccccccgccCAGGAAGCACCAATAGAGCGCCCCCTAGACTTGTTCTTTTCCACACAGGGGGCTCGACACCCATCACAATAGAGCAAGACCCGTGATGGTGGCCCGTGTAAGggggtaagggagagggagggagaggcaaggagagggatggggaggaagggagggaggcgtgCGTGATAGGGTAGCTTTTGTAgggaggcggtgatggtgatgatgatggtggtggtggtggtggtggtggtggtggttttgaatGATGGGTTTgcgaggaaaataaggaaaaaaataattaaaaagataGTAATGGCACTGTTACAattaccaccagagagagagagagagagagagagagagagagaaaggtcacaCATCACACGAAGGAATGTTTGATTAAGATTAAcgttcccctttttcctctcactccgcCTCACATGACCTTCTCGCCTCTGACCTTTGACCTTGCCCGGGCcagcaagggaggaggaggaggaggggaggaagggagaagagggagggagggaggagaaggataacaaGAGTAGAGGGAGGTGCGAGGgtaagcaggaagaggaactgaggaatgaggggtgaggggagaagagaggagagaaaggaggaggaggaggaggaggaggaggaggaggaggaggaggaggaggaggaggaggaggagaatggaggaggaggacacagtcttccatttatttcttgcttccttctacGTAGCCATTTCATTACCCATCTTtcagccgcctcctcctcctcctcctcttcttccttctcctgtaaTAAGAAAGccgtttttttttaccttcactcATTCTTGTCCatttcctttcaccttccttccttcactcttgtcacttttctttccatcctttcttctctctttttcatgtgTTCCCTTTCTATTCCCTTCCACGTTTTGTCATCCTGTTCTtacctctccgttttcttccctccattttatCTCCACATtttgtttcttccctctccttacgTTGTTCGTCGCTTGATATCATCTTTGTAACTATAATACCACCTCCCcctattctccttccctctcccctcctaccTCCCCTCCAAACATGAACCAGCCTTGTATGTGAATAgcgctttcctcctcccccctccccaatcttcttccttctcacagcaaccctcttcctccctccctccctcccgcaaaTCCCTCCTTTCCCTGTCCTGTCTTCGcctcagtccctccctcccctccaccaacAAGTCTCCCTGAACCAGTCATCCTTCTCCTGCCCTTGTTCTGATGTTCCTGTTGACCTATCTTCCGTACACGCACCCGAACCTGCGCACTCCATAAAGATACAttgttattacacacacacacacacacacacacacacacagcagcaggtaTTATATATTTACTACATGTAGCTATACAATTTTATACCCATGACATCACGGTCACATATTGTCTGTACGCACGTTAACTTATTATAggcgttgtcttttttttttttttcttagtgtatATAATGATAAAGTATGTACTGCATGTAGGAAAAATACGCCATGATTCTACttttacgcacacacactcacagacagaCTAACATTTCCTCCAACAAACAGAGCCCCAGACACAGTCGATATTACGTGATTGGCGCTAGTTGCGACCTCAACAACCAATGATCATCGTGTCCTGCCCTCCTGTTCAGCCCGCCGCTAGCCCCGCGTGCCTccattggctggctggctgtctggctggctggctggtggtggtggtggtggtgagcggccTGTCAGTCACCACGGGTAGCAATTATGAGGCTTAGTGATTAGTGAGCCCTTATAATTAGGTACCGAGGCGCGTAAATTGAATTGATATCGCTGGAGATGATTCACTAATTGGCTGGTCCGGTTATCTGTGGCTCGTTTGGTGGAAGACTCAAACTTTAAACCGTGGAGGCTCCGAGGGTTTcttttttctgctctctctctctctctctctctctctctctctctctctctctcgtctattctGATCTTAAGTGTATGATTGGCCTCATTTTGTTGGTCGCGGCGGtgattttcgtgtgtgtgtgtgtgtgtgtgtgtgtgtgtgtgtgtgtgtgtgcattctgtTTACATGTTGCCCGaggaaatgctctctctctctctctctctctctccaatgaagGAATTTCCTCGTCTAGTCATCTTTTCTTACAGTCATCGCACTCTTCTACActtccggttttttttttttcccggtgCTTGTTTCTTATTCCTGCGTTtgattcttttcttatcttttaacaCAACTGcgcaagagagaaagggaaaaaaacatggCTTCTCCTGCGAACAAGAGTACACGTGTTATTTTCGCTCAACAATAAGGAAGGACGAGAGAATGAGatgttacttttccttttaagaAGACTACACGTGTTGCAGTTTTCActcgggaagaaaaaaaaaaatcgtgcttCTCCTAACAAGGGTACATGTGTTACGATTTTTACtctggaagaaaaattaaagaaaatatagtttcttCTAACAAGAGTACACGTGTTATAATTTTCACtcggcaagaagaaaaaataaaagacgaaaaataatatgttgtttttccttctaacGAGGGTACACGAGCTACAGGTTTCActtgggaagaaaagaaaaaaatacagcttTTTGCTTCTAACAAGAGAATAACACGTATATATTTCAATTAtcggtggaagaaaaaaaaaaagcctctttctccttctaacaaaaaaaaaaaaaaaaaaaaaaaaaaaaaatatatatatatatatatatatatatatatatatatatatatatatatatatatatatatttcaatttacactcaaagaaaaagaaaagaaaaaatgcagctCCCTCTATCAAGAACACGTGTTACAATTCTCATTCGACAATACGGAGAAGGGATGACTCGCTGCTCAGGAAGTGTCTGCGGTCTGCCTGGTCTCTGAGGCTGGACCTTTTTCAGCCCCAGGGCGAGGGACGGACACACCCATCCAGCCAGGAACATCGGTACGTTTACCCCCGAGCACCGCCGCACTACTAGGAACTCCAGGATCCGACAGATTTCAGAGGAGTGCACGTGGAATGAAAGGAACGCAAGACTTGGTTGGGTGTTACTGAGGTTTGTCATGTTTAGTGTTTAATGTTTAGTGTTGcccggttgtgtgtgtgtgtttgtgttttcgaaGGGTGCAATCCTTGTCACATACATCAAAATCGTGGGGATATATAAAGACAGGTGTAAGGGAGTCagtaggcctacacgtggtatTTCCCGTATCTTTCTCATATGCCTTTGTCCAGCTCctgtccataaatttgtctaatctccTCTTAAACTTGCCTTTTTGGAGTCTGCACTAACACAGAGTAGCCAGTTTATTCCAGTTGTTATGGTAGTTAAAGTAGTGacaatagtagttgtagaagaagtaaaagtagaaatagtagtagtaagtagtagtagtagtagaagtagaagtagtagtagtggtagaagaaatagtagcagtagcagtagcagtagtggtagtagtagtagtagtagtagtagtagtagtagttttgcatAGTAGTTCTTGCAGTAAAAACAACGGAAGAAACGTAGGCTGGCATAAGAAACCACCACAGGccaacacgtggcagtctctgtatGGTACATATATAGCCACGTCCACCCATTACCCTAGCCCATAAATTACTCTAATCTTCCCTTAAAGCTCCCTACTGACTACACTAACAGCACACCAACCCAACCTTCAACCATCGACCAGACATCACCAAATTACACACCTCACAATCCAAAACTCGGGCTGGAGCGCAAACAGTCAGAGCAAGCAACTCcccacacataaaaaaaaacctcgaACAGGCGCTGCATTTCCACGCCTGCCTCGTGCGGCACTCAAAAACTCCCCCACCGCGGCAGCCAACCACCTGTGGCGTCGTGGTCTTCCCGTGGGCAGCAGTGGGCCGAGCCTCGCCACACGTGGAGCCGCAACCCTCTGGCCTTGCCTCACACTACGCCTCTTCACTTAGGGTTCTTAATGCATTCTTAACGTTTGGGTTTTCGTAAGGGCTATTTTAGAAGGCCACAGATGTTACACTACATTCTTAAACGTTTTAGACTTGCATTAGGAATATCTTGAAAGTCAGCAAATGATCACCTGGGTTCTAATGATACCTACTAAATGATAATGCAAGGGCTTGTTGTTGAACCATCACTAAAATCATGGATATGGTTTGGATAACGATTATTTCTACTGGAACCGGTTGAAAGCAGCTGAGGTTAAGGCACTGGagtgtttgaaaatgtggttgttTGTACGTAGGATGTGTTACTTAGCTCACCATCCAC from Portunus trituberculatus isolate SZX2019 chromosome 47, ASM1759143v1, whole genome shotgun sequence carries:
- the LOC123520655 gene encoding nucleoplasmin-like protein ANO39 isoform X1, with the translated sequence MDELATALGGRVARQAAANSTQLSYQQSQPTFRGVRIITYTYPSPHIKMMMARPCFVALLCVALWCGVVFGQEKNDATDAKEDTTVDNDASPDQQPPKEMVDEAASSTTSSTTTTTEGSNAAPGEASPSDGTMEKEAEMEGVMGDDDDDEGDEDENEEDEGDEMEEDYVENEEVADAEASSSTDENGAATLSVSLSSLMLATLLAKVYAH
- the LOC123520655 gene encoding nucleoplasmin-like protein ANO39 isoform X3, which encodes MRLSEINLHFKGNLVRRCGCLCSWCSGRCVQGGSAGSAMMMARPCFVALLCVALWCGVVFGQEKNDATDAKEDTTVDNDASPDQQPPKEMVDEAASSTTSSTTTTTEGSNAAPGEASPSDGTMEKEAEMEGVMGDDDDDEGDEDENEEDEGDEMEEDYVENEEVADAEASSSTDENGAATLSVSLSSLMLATLLAKVYAH
- the LOC123520655 gene encoding nucleoplasmin-like protein ANO39 isoform X2; its protein translation is MRLSEINLHFKGNLVRRCGCLCSWCSGRCVQGGSAGSAVKSHHSFTCMMMARPCFVALLCVALWCGVVFGQEKNDATDAKEDTTVDNDASPDQQPPKEMVDEAASSTTSSTTTTTEGSNAAPGEASPSDGTMEKEAEMEGVMGDDDDDEGDEDENEEDEGDEMEEDYVENEEVADAEASSSTDENGAATLSVSLSSLMLATLLAKVYAH
- the LOC123520655 gene encoding nucleolin-like isoform X5 → MYMMMARPCFVALLCVALWCGVVFGQEKNDATDAKEDTTVDNDASPDQQPPKEMVDEAASSTTSSTTTTTEGSNAAPGEASPSDGTMEKEAEMEGVMGDDDDDEGDEDENEEDEGDEMEEDYVENEEVADAEASSSTDENGAATLSVSLSSLMLATLLAKVYAH
- the LOC123520655 gene encoding nucleolin-like isoform X4, with the protein product MLQDFPRVAGMCPVLGKSRTKMMMARPCFVALLCVALWCGVVFGQEKNDATDAKEDTTVDNDASPDQQPPKEMVDEAASSTTSSTTTTTEGSNAAPGEASPSDGTMEKEAEMEGVMGDDDDDEGDEDENEEDEGDEMEEDYVENEEVADAEASSSTDENGAATLSVSLSSLMLATLLAKVYAH